GGCGTCGCGGAGGACGTGCAGGGCTTCGCCACGCTGCTGCGCCGCATCCTGTTCGTGCCCGTGCAGGTCCTCGAGGGGTTCGTGACCCTCGTCGTCCCCATCGCGGTGGGCATGGAGCTCGCGTTCCGCCGGCTCGGGCGCCAGCTCATCGAGGCGCTCGCCGCCGCGGTGCTCGCCGTCGGGCTGACGGCCACCACGGTGCTGCTGGTCGAGCGGCTCGGGTCCGACGAGCTGGTCCGCGGGCTCTCGGTCCTCGAGCGCGGGGCCTGGACCCTCACCGTGCCGGGCTACGTCGCGATGCTCGCGGGCCTCCTCACGGTCAGCGGGCCGCGGTCCCGGCGACGCACGGTCGCGTGGGGCTGGAACCTGCTGTGGGTCGCGATCGCGGTCCTGCTGGTCACCGCGCAGGTCTCGCTGCCCGGCCTCGCGGTCGCGCTGCTGCTGGGTCGGGTGGCCGGCCTGGTGGTGCGGTACGGCTCGGGTGTGCGCAGCGAGCGCGCGTACGGCGAGAGCCTCGTCGCGGGGGTCCGCCGTGCGGGGTTCGAACCGGTGCGGCTGCGCCGCATCGACGCGTCCGACGACCCGCTGGGCGACGAGACCGCGCACGACGCGGCCGCGCGCGCGCTGGTCCGCTCCACCGGCTACCGCACCTACGAGCTGACCACCGACGCCGACGAGCGCCTCGACCTGGTCGTCGTCGACGGCGACCGGCAGGTGGCCGGAATGGTCTCGCGCGTGTGGCGCTCGTTGCGCCTGCGCGGGCTCGAGGGGCGCTCGGTCCAGTCGCTGCGCCAGACCACGGAGCGCACCGCGCTGCTGTCCTACGCCGCGCGCGCGGCGGGCGTGCGCACCCCCGAGCTGCTGCGCGTCGCTGAGGCGCGCGACTCGATGCTCCTGGTCCAGGCGCAGCCGGGGCGCGCCGTGCCGCTCACCGACCTGCCGGACGACCTCCTGACCGACGAGCTGCTCACGGAGGTCTGGGCGCAGCTGCGCACCGCGCACGACGCGGGCATGGCGCACCGCGCCATCACGTCGGACGTCGTGCTGGTCGACGACGTCGTCGGACGGCCCATGGTGTGGCTCGTCGGCTGGGAGACCGGCTACGTGGCCGCCGCCGACCTGGCGCGGCGCATGGACCTCACGCAGCTGCTGGCGATGCTCGCGCTGCGCGTGGGCGTCGACCGCGCCATGCAGTCGGCCATCCGCGCACTGACCGACGACGACATCGCGGCGATCGGCCCGCTCCTGCAGGGCATCACGCTGCCCGAGCTGACCCGCAGCCAGCTGCGCGGTCAGCGCGGCGTGCTCGACGCGCTGCGCGCCGCGATCGTCGCGCGCCTGCCCGAGGCGGACGTCGAGCCCCAGCAGCTGGTGCGGTTCGGTGCGCGCACGGTGCTGACGATCATCGTGCCGATCGTCGCGATCCTGTTCGTCGTCACGCGCGTCAACATCGACGAGATCACCGACGCGCTGCGCGCGTCCGACTGGCGCTGGACCGCGCTCGCGTTCGTGCTCGGCCTGCTGCCCGTGGTCGGCGCGAGCATGACGCTCATCGCGTTCTCGCCCGCACGCCTGCCCGTGTGGCGCACGCACGTGGTGCAGGCCGCCGCGAGCTTCGTCGCGCTCGCCGCTCCCGCGGGGATCGGTCCGGCCGCGCTGAACCTGCGCATGCTCACGCGCCGCGGGGTCAGCACGTCGCTCGCGGCCGCGACGGTCGCGATGGTCCAGGTCAGCCAGCTCGTCGTGACGCTCGCGCTGCTCGTGGTGCTGTCCGTGACGTCAGGCGGCAGCGAGTCGCAGCTGCCCATCTCCCCGACCGTGCTGATCGCGGTCGCGATCATGGCCGCGCTGGTCGGCGCCGCGCTGCTGGTGCCGTGGGTGCGGCAGTGGGCGCTGGCCAAGATCGTCCCCACGCTGCGCCAGATCTGGCCCCGCCTGATCGACGTGCTCGGCCGCCCGTGGCGCCTGGCCGTCGCGGTGACCGGCAACCTGGTGATGACGCTCGGCTTCGTGCTCGCGTTCGACGCGTGCCTCGCGGCGTTCGGCCAGGAGGCCAGCCTGATCCAGGTGGCGATCGTCTACCTCGCCGGGAACACCGCCGGTGCGCTCGTGCCGACCCCCGGCGGCATGGGTGCGATCGAGGTCGCGCTGGCCGCGTCGCTCGCCACCGTCACGGGCATCAACCCCGGTATCGCGACCTCGGTCGCGGTGCTGTTCCGGCTGGTCACGTTCTGGATCCGGATCCCCCTGGGCTGGGTGGCCATGCGGTACCTGCAGCGCACGGGCGAGCTCTGAGGCCGCTGACGTCCGCACGCGTCGCCTGCGCACCCGGTCGGACCCGTCCGCTCGAGGTCGGGTCCGGATCCTGGTCTGCGAACGACGAACGCCGATGCGGTGTCCGCATCGGCGTTCGGGTGGCACCGGGGTGCCGGGTCGTGTGGCCGTCAGGCCGCCGCGGGCTCGCGCTGCGAGGGGATGCGGTCCAGGACGCTCCGGCTCGCGGCCAGCACGGCCCACGCCTGAGCGCGGGCGAGCGGCGACGATGCGGGGCTGAGGGAGGGGGACTGAGACGGCTCGAGGGGGAACCCGGTCTGGTCCATGAAACTTCCTGTCTCTTCGGTAGCCCGGCTGACCGTCGTGGGTCCCGTGGCTTTGCGTCCCCTCCTCGCGGAGGGTTTGCCGTTTCGCTGACAGGTCTGACAGTAGACCACCGCACTTTCCTGGGCCAAGGGCGCGAAACCCCCCAAATACTCCAGGACAGCGTTTTCACCCGTTCGGCCCAGTGTCCGTTACGTCCGGGCGGGACGAACGTCCTACGGTCGGTCGGTCCGTCCGCCGCGTGCGCGACCGGACGGGTGTCACCGCAGGTCACAGGCGTCGTTTCACCGCTCGACGTGGTACCGCCACGACCGCCTCGGCGCCCAGCCGAGCAGGCGGCGGGCCTTGTCGATGCCCAGCAGCGTCTCGTGGCCCTCGAGCGGCCGGCGCACCGGCACGTCCGGCAGGTAGGTGGCCGCGAGCTCCGCGCTGGGGGTCTCGAGGACCGTGTCCGGGGACGCGATGACGAACGCCTCGAAGCCGCGCAGGTCGCTCTCGAGCGCGAGGCGGACCGCCTCGGCACCGTCCACCGCGTCGATGTAGCTCCACAGGTTCCAGTCGCGGTCCTCGGGCCGGAAGGAGGCGAACTGCGCGTAGTCCTCCTCGACCATGACGTTGGAGAACCGCAGGGCCAGGATCTTGAGCTCGGGGTCCCAGCGAGCGAAGTGGCGCGCCATCTCCTCCTCCACCGCCTTGCCGAGCGAGTACGTGGACTCCGGGCGGACGGCGTACTCCTCGTCGACCGGCACGTACGGGGGCGGCGTCTCGAACGGCAGCCCGAGCACGGTCTCCGACGACGCCCACACCACGTTCCTGATGCCCGCCTGCCGTGCGGCCAGGAACACGTGGTGGGTCGCGACGACGTTGTTGGCGAACGTGGCGCCGCTCGGCCGCAGGCCCGGTGCGGGGATCGCCGCGAGGTGCACCACCGCGTCGATGCCGCGGTAGCGGTCGTCGACCCCGTGCATCACCTCGACCACCTGGCCCAGGTCGGTGAGGTCGACACGCGTGAACCGGGCCGGCTGGCCGGGCGGCGGTGCGGCGGTGTCGACGTTGACCACGTCGTACCCGTGCTCGGCGAGGTGCGTCACCACCGCGCGCCCCAGCTTGCCGCTCCCACCCGTCACCAGCACCGCAGTCATGGCTCGACGCTACCCGCGGGACGCTCGTGACGTCCGGGCGGCCGCTCAGTCCGCGTCGAGCCAGACGTGCGCGGGCGGCAGGAGCGCCTCGAGCTCGGGCCACAGGGCATCCGGGAGCGCGCGTCCGGCGGCCTCGACCGTGGCCTGCACGCGCGCGGGCCTGCTCATCCCGACGACGGTCGACGCGATCTGCTCGTCGCGCAGCGAGAACTGCAGCGCCGCGGTCGCGATGTCCGTCCCGTGCGCCGCGCACACCTCGCGCATCCGCGCGGCGGCGTCCAGCACCTCACGCGGGGCGGGCCGGTAGCCGTACGTCGTCGGGCCCCCCTGCTGCGCCGCGAGGATGCCTCCGCCGTACACGGCCGCGTTGAGCACGCCCATGCCGCGACGACGCGCCTCCGCGATCAGCGGGCCCGCGCTGCGGTCCAGCAACGTCCAGCGGTTGTGCACCAGCAGCACGTCGAACACGCCGAGGTCCAGGTACCGCGCCATGTCCTGCACGCGCCCGCCCGCGAGCCCGATCCGGCCGACGACGCCCGCCTCGCGGAGCTCGACGAGCGTGTGCACGGCGCCGCCGGGAGCCGTCATCGCCGCGAAGTCGTGGAACTCCGGGTCGTGCAGGTGGACCAGCGGGAGCTCGTCGAGCCCCAGTCGCGCCTTGCTCTCCGCGACCGACGCGCGCACCCGGTCTCCCGAGTAGTCCACGCCGCGCGGGTCCACCTTGGTGGCGACGACGACGTCGGCGGGCTTGCCGTCCGCGAGCGCGAGCGCGGCCCCGATGCGCCGTTCCGACTCACCGTCCGAGTACCCGTTGGACGTGTCGAGGAAGCGGATCGGCGAGTCCAGCGCGGCCAGCACGGTCGCCACGCCCTCGTCGGCCGGGACGTCGCGTCCGAACAGGTCCGGCATGCTGCCGAGCGGGCCGCCGCCCAGCGCGACCGCCGAGACCGTGAGGTCCGTGCCGGGCAGCGTGCGCAGCCAGGCGGGGCGCCCGGGTGCGTGGTCGGGCTGGGTCACGGCGGTCCTCCAGGGTGGGCGCGGGGTCGGTCCAGGGTCGGTCAGCGGGCCGCGGCCAGGAACTCCGCGAGCAGGGGCCCCGCGGTGGTCGAGCCGTACTCACCCTCGTCGACGAACACCGCGACCGCCAGATCACCCTGGATCGCGATCATCCAGACGTGGTTGCGCAGGTCGTCCTCGGGGCCGAACTGGGCGGTGCCGGTCTTGGCGGCGACGGGCTCACCCGGCACGTCCTGGAGGAACGCGGCCCCGCCGTCCGTCACCACGCCGCGCATGAGCTCGCGCAGCTGGGCGGCCTCCTGCTGCGTGAGGTCGACCAGCGGGCGGACCGGCCCGGCGTCGTCGGTGGGCTG
The Cellulomonas gilvus ATCC 13127 DNA segment above includes these coding regions:
- a CDS encoding lysylphosphatidylglycerol synthase transmembrane domain-containing protein, whose amino-acid sequence is MSVRRPKVAASADPTTAGADVPRADLETAQSMLAGVLTGGPAPEQTRPDAEAEAARIVVDDAPAVRVHHPSDVIAASIAGLGIALVMVLATYAQHTTTGVAEDVQGFATLLRRILFVPVQVLEGFVTLVVPIAVGMELAFRRLGRQLIEALAAAVLAVGLTATTVLLVERLGSDELVRGLSVLERGAWTLTVPGYVAMLAGLLTVSGPRSRRRTVAWGWNLLWVAIAVLLVTAQVSLPGLAVALLLGRVAGLVVRYGSGVRSERAYGESLVAGVRRAGFEPVRLRRIDASDDPLGDETAHDAAARALVRSTGYRTYELTTDADERLDLVVVDGDRQVAGMVSRVWRSLRLRGLEGRSVQSLRQTTERTALLSYAARAAGVRTPELLRVAEARDSMLLVQAQPGRAVPLTDLPDDLLTDELLTEVWAQLRTAHDAGMAHRAITSDVVLVDDVVGRPMVWLVGWETGYVAAADLARRMDLTQLLAMLALRVGVDRAMQSAIRALTDDDIAAIGPLLQGITLPELTRSQLRGQRGVLDALRAAIVARLPEADVEPQQLVRFGARTVLTIIVPIVAILFVVTRVNIDEITDALRASDWRWTALAFVLGLLPVVGASMTLIAFSPARLPVWRTHVVQAAASFVALAAPAGIGPAALNLRMLTRRGVSTSLAAATVAMVQVSQLVVTLALLVVLSVTSGGSESQLPISPTVLIAVAIMAALVGAALLVPWVRQWALAKIVPTLRQIWPRLIDVLGRPWRLAVAVTGNLVMTLGFVLAFDACLAAFGQEASLIQVAIVYLAGNTAGALVPTPGGMGAIEVALAASLATVTGINPGIATSVAVLFRLVTFWIRIPLGWVAMRYLQRTGEL
- a CDS encoding NAD-dependent epimerase/dehydratase family protein; amino-acid sequence: MTAVLVTGGSGKLGRAVVTHLAEHGYDVVNVDTAAPPPGQPARFTRVDLTDLGQVVEVMHGVDDRYRGIDAVVHLAAIPAPGLRPSGATFANNVVATHHVFLAARQAGIRNVVWASSETVLGLPFETPPPYVPVDEEYAVRPESTYSLGKAVEEEMARHFARWDPELKILALRFSNVMVEEDYAQFASFRPEDRDWNLWSYIDAVDGAEAVRLALESDLRGFEAFVIASPDTVLETPSAELAATYLPDVPVRRPLEGHETLLGIDKARRLLGWAPRRSWRYHVER
- a CDS encoding aldo/keto reductase; the encoded protein is MTQPDHAPGRPAWLRTLPGTDLTVSAVALGGGPLGSMPDLFGRDVPADEGVATVLAALDSPIRFLDTSNGYSDGESERRIGAALALADGKPADVVVATKVDPRGVDYSGDRVRASVAESKARLGLDELPLVHLHDPEFHDFAAMTAPGGAVHTLVELREAGVVGRIGLAGGRVQDMARYLDLGVFDVLLVHNRWTLLDRSAGPLIAEARRRGMGVLNAAVYGGGILAAQQGGPTTYGYRPAPREVLDAAARMREVCAAHGTDIATAALQFSLRDEQIASTVVGMSRPARVQATVEAAGRALPDALWPELEALLPPAHVWLDAD